The following proteins are co-located in the Bacillota bacterium genome:
- a CDS encoding DUF1848 domain-containing protein yields the protein MRWHANELIQILQKKYPPERVHTIICWTKFPDAIFTPPFRDVLKHYDQIYVQLTITGFGGSPIEPNVPHWRTAMEQIPELIKFAGSPARIRLRPDPLVALKRGSRVISNIELVEPIIARAAQLGIEKFSTSFMEEYPKVKKRLYRHGFEIISIPQDKREKIINQYNEIAAGFSGHVYPCCVPGFSPSACIDGQLLIKLHPRSEPCSTKRAKGQRRHCECIESVDIGWYTMKCKSGCLYCYANTEG from the coding sequence ATGCGATGGCATGCAAATGAACTAATACAAATTTTGCAAAAAAAGTACCCGCCGGAGCGAGTGCATACCATCATTTGCTGGACAAAATTTCCGGATGCAATTTTCACACCCCCATTCAGGGACGTTTTAAAACATTACGATCAAATCTATGTACAGCTTACCATCACCGGTTTTGGAGGGTCACCCATCGAGCCTAATGTACCTCACTGGCGAACAGCCATGGAGCAAATACCGGAACTTATAAAATTTGCCGGTAGCCCCGCCCGCATCCGCCTCCGACCCGACCCCCTGGTAGCTCTCAAAAGAGGTTCCCGGGTTATATCAAATATTGAATTGGTAGAGCCTATAATTGCCAGGGCAGCACAATTGGGTATTGAAAAATTTTCCACGTCCTTCATGGAAGAATACCCCAAGGTTAAAAAAAGGCTTTATAGGCATGGATTTGAAATCATAAGTATCCCCCAGGATAAGCGAGAAAAGATAATCAACCAATATAATGAAATCGCTGCTGGTTTTTCCGGCCATGTATATCCTTGTTGTGTACCGGGATTCAGCCCTTCCGCATGTATTGACGGTCAGCTGCTGATCAAACTTCACCCCCGGAGCGAGCCGTGCAGCACTAAACGGGCGAAAGGCCAGCGAAGGCATTGTGAATGCATCGAAAGCGTGGATATCGGCTGGTATACCATGAAATGCAAGTCAGGATGCCTTTATTGTTATGCTAACACCGAGGGCTGA
- a CDS encoding ATPase: MKPVYIDIHIHTSDDANNLNNDYDIDLLLEKIAELSKGAETLLSLTDHNTINKDAYLKLCRKTENVLLGAELHIRNYEDKPPYHCHIIFKTQVINQEIIDDLNLKLDTLYPDKRITPETHNVPTLERIINEFSNYEFVLLPHGGQSHSTFEKSVPREVRFDSTIERSIYYNQFDGFTARDNRGLDQTQEYFKRLGIFGFVNLVTCTDNYNPNIYPNAKASGAGPFIPTWMFARPTFDGLRLSLSESDRFVYSHDMPNIEHEHIKKVFIKNDKLDIDVTLTTGLNVVIGSSSSGKTLLIDSVYRKSVNDFETSRYKYLGVEGISISNPSGIIPYYIPQNYIINVIDQTNDQVGIENIDLIKQVFPEDSDVVQQVRDALALLKTDIFGLIDKVKIIEEEKKKINRIPILSRLIVESKIEKNLASQLLPNDALLSLYTKDDKYYEGVYDVLNQLKNFMNDNPFASSVDEEIDSIIAKIKDMKEKIDFEYKARTVIDAQKQDIDAYLASINSENQRRSLDFEKLLVSINKYVKSKKDFNKILDKISNYSFSVNSREIISMGHKLHIQNSFQLSKDFFLKAINKFLKNANEIENFENIVPEALFSDKYSGRSPRVAGYGDMQNKLYSEFEKLNKRQYKIITREGRSFDELSAGWKTSVLLDLILGYERDIAPLIIDQPEDNLATDYINRGLIESVKNIKNKKQIILVSHNATIPMLGDAQNVILCSNKDGKIIIRSAELEGCIDEISVVDHIAKITDGGKSAIKKRVKKYNLKNFRGEN; this comes from the coding sequence ATGAAACCTGTATATATAGATATCCATATACATACATCCGATGATGCAAATAATCTTAATAATGATTATGATATTGATTTATTACTAGAGAAAATTGCAGAGCTTTCGAAGGGTGCGGAAACTCTATTATCTTTGACAGACCATAACACAATTAACAAAGATGCCTATCTAAAATTATGTAGAAAAACAGAAAACGTGCTGCTCGGTGCAGAATTACATATTAGGAATTACGAGGATAAACCTCCTTATCATTGTCATATAATTTTTAAAACTCAAGTTATCAATCAGGAAATAATTGACGATCTTAATTTAAAACTAGATACCCTATATCCAGACAAAAGAATAACACCAGAGACTCATAATGTACCAACATTAGAAAGAATTATTAATGAGTTTTCAAATTATGAATTTGTTCTATTGCCTCATGGAGGGCAGTCACATAGTACATTTGAAAAATCAGTACCGAGAGAGGTTAGATTCGATTCAACAATTGAAAGAAGTATCTATTATAATCAGTTCGATGGATTTACAGCAAGAGATAATCGAGGGTTAGATCAGACACAAGAATACTTTAAGAGGTTGGGAATTTTTGGTTTTGTAAATCTAGTTACTTGTACTGACAACTATAATCCTAACATTTATCCAAATGCAAAAGCTAGCGGTGCTGGTCCATTTATTCCAACATGGATGTTTGCCAGACCAACATTTGACGGACTTAGGCTTTCGTTATCTGAATCAGACAGATTTGTATATTCGCATGATATGCCGAATATTGAACATGAACATATTAAAAAAGTCTTTATTAAAAATGATAAGCTAGATATTGATGTTACCTTAACAACTGGCTTAAATGTAGTTATTGGTAGTTCTTCGAGCGGTAAAACATTACTAATCGACTCGGTTTATAGAAAGTCGGTTAATGATTTTGAAACATCTAGATATAAATATCTGGGTGTCGAAGGGATATCAATATCTAATCCATCTGGCATTATTCCTTATTATATTCCACAAAATTATATTATTAATGTCATTGACCAAACGAATGATCAAGTAGGTATTGAAAATATTGATTTGATAAAACAAGTTTTTCCGGAAGACTCTGATGTTGTTCAGCAGGTGAGGGATGCGTTAGCATTGTTGAAGACAGATATCTTTGGGTTAATTGATAAAGTGAAAATAATAGAAGAAGAAAAAAAGAAAATCAATCGAATACCGATACTGAGTAGATTAATTGTAGAATCAAAAATAGAAAAAAACTTAGCAAGTCAATTATTACCTAATGACGCTTTATTATCTTTATACACAAAAGATGATAAATATTATGAGGGTGTTTATGATGTTTTGAATCAATTGAAAAATTTTATGAATGACAATCCATTCGCTTCTAGTGTAGATGAGGAAATTGATAGTATTATTGCAAAAATAAAAGATATGAAAGAGAAAATAGACTTTGAATATAAAGCTAGGACGGTAATTGATGCACAAAAGCAAGATATTGACGCATATCTAGCAAGTATTAATTCCGAAAATCAGCGTAGAAGTCTGGATTTTGAAAAACTCCTTGTTAGTATAAATAAGTATGTCAAATCAAAAAAGGATTTTAACAAAATATTGGATAAAATCTCAAATTATTCTTTTAGTGTTAATTCAAGAGAAATTATTTCAATGGGACATAAATTGCATATTCAAAACAGCTTTCAACTGAGTAAAGATTTTTTTTTAAAGGCAATTAATAAATTTCTTAAAAATGCAAACGAAATCGAAAATTTTGAAAACATTGTTCCTGAAGCTCTTTTCAGTGATAAATATAGCGGGAGAAGTCCTAGAGTCGCCGGTTATGGTGACATGCAAAATAAGTTATATAGTGAGTTTGAAAAGTTAAACAAACGACAATATAAAATTATTACGAGGGAAGGCAGAAGTTTTGATGAATTGAGTGCAGGTTGGAAAACTTCGGTTCTTTTAGATTTGATATTAGGTTATGAAAGAGATATTGCTCCACTAATAATTGACCAACCTGAAGATAACCTTGCAACTGACTATATAAATAGAGGTCTCATAGAATCTGTAAAAAATATCAAAAATAAAAAGCAAATTATACTAGTCTCTCATAATGCTACAATTCCAATGTTGGGCGATGCTCAGAATGTTATTCTATGTAGTAACAAGGATGGGAAGATAATAATTAGATCTGCTGAACTCGAGGGTTGTATTGATGAAATTTCAGTAGTTGATCATATTGCAAAGATAACTGACGGAGGGAAATCAGCTATTAAAAAGAGAGTGAAAAAATATAATCTTAAGAATTTTAGGGGGGAGAATTAA
- a CDS encoding DUF3243 domain-containing protein → MNLLEISEKRLSDTACRIGEFFGKKIHPGNREQRLLN, encoded by the coding sequence ATGAATTTATTGGAAATATCAGAAAAACGATTAAGTGACACGGCCTGCCGTATAGGTGAATTTTTTGGCAAAAAAATTCACCCGGGCAATCGTGAACAAAGACTGTTAAATTAA
- a CDS encoding 4Fe-4S dicluster domain-containing protein — protein MTLFTVDSNKCKRDGICASECPAGIISMAGEDNNPTPVEGSEDYCINCGHCVAVCPQGALALKTMSPQNSTHVQKDMLPGPDQTIHLLASRRSIRSYKKQPVERDVLAKLIDIGRYAPSGSNKQPVNWLVIEDSDKVNRLAELVVDWMRFMLKEKPELARAANMDAIVASCERGQDRICRGAPHVIVAHAPKIIPTAQADCAIGLNYVELAAYSMGLGACWAGYVQAAASVYPPVIEVLGLPEGHQCFGALLVGHPMYSYHRIPVRNEPVVSWR, from the coding sequence GTGACTCTTTTTACTGTTGACTCTAACAAGTGTAAGCGTGACGGAATATGCGCGTCGGAATGCCCGGCAGGAATTATAAGCATGGCCGGAGAGGACAATAACCCGACACCTGTTGAAGGTAGCGAAGATTATTGCATTAACTGCGGCCATTGTGTTGCCGTGTGCCCCCAGGGAGCACTGGCCCTGAAAACCATGAGCCCCCAGAACAGCACCCACGTGCAAAAAGATATGCTCCCCGGCCCGGACCAGACTATCCATCTTTTAGCTTCGCGGCGGTCAATCCGCAGTTACAAAAAACAGCCGGTAGAACGTGATGTCTTGGCAAAGCTGATCGATATTGGCCGCTATGCCCCATCGGGGAGTAACAAACAGCCGGTAAACTGGCTTGTTATAGAGGATTCGGATAAGGTAAATCGCCTGGCGGAACTAGTGGTTGACTGGATGCGCTTTATGCTTAAAGAAAAACCTGAGCTAGCCCGCGCCGCCAATATGGACGCCATCGTCGCCTCATGCGAAAGGGGACAGGATAGAATCTGCCGCGGAGCGCCACACGTAATCGTGGCTCATGCTCCGAAAATTATACCTACTGCCCAGGCGGACTGCGCCATTGGCTTAAACTACGTGGAACTGGCTGCCTATTCCATGGGGCTGGGTGCATGCTGGGCAGGCTATGTACAAGCGGCCGCCTCTGTTTATCCCCCGGTGATAGAGGTTCTAGGTTTGCCCGAAGGGCACCAGTGCTTCGGAGCTTTACTGGTTGGCCACCCCATGTATAGCTATCATCGCATACCGGTGCGTAACGAACCTGTTGTATCGTGGCGGTAG
- a CDS encoding flavodoxin family protein codes for MKILGVVGSKRKKGNTSCLVQEAIQVAKNEGAETELIFLSDYTIQDCTGCEGCKETFKCIINDDMQKIYPLLWEADGVILGSPTYFYNISADMKAFIDRCYCFEVFAEDDRSCWLSVNEALGGKYAAVIAVCEQQDEKDMGFTPEAMSKPLEALGYRVVDTVKILRLFKAGEALKDSEALKHSRRAGERLLKTIKLRQEVENKIKELKM; via the coding sequence GTGAAAATTTTAGGCGTTGTTGGTAGTAAAAGAAAAAAGGGTAATACTTCTTGTCTAGTGCAGGAGGCTATCCAAGTTGCTAAAAATGAAGGTGCAGAAACAGAATTAATTTTTTTAAGCGATTATACTATACAAGATTGTACAGGTTGTGAAGGTTGCAAAGAGACTTTTAAGTGCATAATCAACGATGATATGCAAAAAATATATCCCCTTCTTTGGGAGGCAGATGGAGTTATTTTAGGGTCGCCCACCTATTTTTACAACATATCGGCCGATATGAAAGCCTTTATTGATAGGTGCTATTGTTTTGAAGTTTTTGCCGAAGATGATCGTTCCTGCTGGCTGAGTGTTAATGAGGCATTGGGAGGCAAATATGCTGCTGTAATAGCGGTTTGTGAGCAGCAAGACGAAAAGGATATGGGCTTTACCCCTGAAGCAATGTCCAAACCATTGGAAGCCCTGGGGTACAGGGTGGTAGATACGGTTAAAATCCTTAGGCTTTTTAAAGCCGGTGAAGCCTTAAAAGATAGCGAAGCATTAAAGCATTCCAGGAGGGCCGGAGAAAGATTATTAAAAACAATAAAGCTCAGGCAAGAGGTCGAAAACAAAATCAAAGAGTTAAAGATGTAA
- a CDS encoding glucose dehydrogenase, producing the protein MGSNERLYNPCYYSGRVPVRPGDFSLQSGYRLEPVVTGLTYPTSVTFDNTGNIYVGEAGYSYGPAKADGQGRILAVSPGGRVKEVARGFRGPMTSIRWHKGYFYVAEGAFPGRIFRVTQDGRKDELVRGLRSGGDHFTTEIVFGPDKMMYFGVGTFTNSAVIGIDNFFYGWLPDLPNQHDVPCRDIVLRGVNFKSIDPFALAEGEVKIIETGAFKPFGTTSYPGEVIKGELYCNGVIYRCAPDGSGLAPFADGFRNPFGLGFSPAGRFYAIDQGYDARGSRPVTNSLDPMWEVTPGGWYGWPDFVGGEPITNPKFSPQGKPPHQFVLKYHPPLAGKPVLQFAHHSATMKFDFSTNPYFGYPNQAFAAQFGSAAPITGHPHGTPGFKVVRVNPLNGQVHDFLVNNNPGPEGTGPARPVDVKFDPRGENLYIVDFGVMEANRGAIIPWSRTGSLWKVARV; encoded by the coding sequence ATGGGTTCGAATGAGCGATTATATAATCCCTGTTACTATTCCGGGCGGGTGCCTGTCCGGCCCGGGGATTTTTCTCTTCAGAGCGGCTACCGGTTGGAGCCTGTTGTAACTGGATTGACTTACCCGACCAGTGTAACCTTCGACAACACCGGCAATATCTATGTTGGTGAGGCAGGTTATTCTTACGGGCCCGCTAAAGCCGATGGGCAGGGGCGCATCCTGGCGGTCAGTCCAGGTGGTCGGGTCAAAGAGGTGGCCAGGGGTTTCCGTGGCCCGATGACCAGCATTAGGTGGCATAAGGGATATTTTTACGTGGCCGAAGGAGCTTTTCCCGGGCGAATCTTTCGGGTTACCCAGGATGGTCGCAAGGATGAACTTGTTAGGGGGTTACGCTCCGGAGGGGACCATTTTACTACTGAAATAGTTTTTGGCCCGGACAAAATGATGTATTTTGGTGTGGGTACATTTACAAACTCGGCCGTTATCGGTATAGATAATTTCTTTTACGGATGGCTTCCCGACCTGCCCAACCAGCATGATGTGCCGTGCCGCGATATTGTTTTAAGGGGCGTCAACTTTAAGAGTATTGATCCTTTCGCATTGGCGGAAGGAGAAGTTAAAATTATCGAAACCGGAGCATTCAAGCCTTTTGGCACAACAAGTTATCCGGGTGAAGTTATCAAAGGTGAGCTTTATTGCAACGGAGTTATCTACCGGTGTGCTCCCGACGGCTCGGGGTTGGCGCCTTTTGCAGATGGCTTCAGAAACCCCTTCGGCCTCGGCTTTTCACCTGCCGGGAGATTTTATGCTATCGACCAGGGGTACGATGCCCGGGGCAGCCGCCCAGTTACGAATTCGCTGGATCCCATGTGGGAGGTTACTCCTGGAGGATGGTATGGATGGCCGGATTTTGTTGGCGGAGAGCCAATAACCAACCCCAAGTTCAGCCCACAAGGGAAGCCACCCCATCAATTTGTATTGAAATACCATCCCCCCCTGGCTGGAAAACCGGTATTGCAGTTTGCACACCATTCAGCAACGATGAAATTTGACTTTTCAACAAACCCTTATTTCGGATATCCTAACCAGGCTTTTGCAGCACAGTTTGGCTCTGCTGCCCCCATTACGGGACACCCACATGGAACGCCGGGATTCAAGGTTGTCCGAGTTAACCCGCTTAATGGCCAAGTACACGACTTCCTTGTAAACAATAATCCGGGGCCGGAGGGCACAGGTCCCGCCCGGCCGGTAGATGTAAAGTTTGATCCCCGGGGAGAAAACCTGTACATTGTTGATTTTGGTGTTATGGAAGCAAACAGGGGCGCAATTATTCCGTGGTCCCGCACCGGGTCTCTGTGGAAAGTTGCCAGGGTTTAA
- a CDS encoding chloramphenicol acetyltransferase gives MSVKYKVIDENNWKRALHCEIFRNSIEPSYCVTFELDITNFLAKVRAMKYSFTMALIFVVSKCANEIEEFRYRFVDGQVVLYDRIDTAFTYIDKETELFKVVKVEMQDTLEEYVAIAIKKAENQKEYFTGPLSNDVFQFSPMPWVSYTHISHTNSGKKDNATPLFDWGKFFERDDKWILPFSVQVHHSFVDGIHIGKLADSLQSYLNNIQFN, from the coding sequence ATGTCTGTTAAATATAAGGTAATTGATGAAAATAATTGGAAACGTGCACTACACTGTGAAATATTTAGGAATAGCATTGAACCGTCATATTGTGTGACTTTTGAGCTGGACATAACCAATTTCTTGGCAAAAGTACGGGCCATGAAGTATTCTTTTACAATGGCTCTAATCTTTGTTGTTTCTAAATGTGCAAACGAAATTGAGGAGTTTCGATACCGATTCGTAGATGGTCAGGTCGTACTTTATGATAGAATTGATACAGCCTTTACATATATAGACAAAGAAACCGAGCTATTTAAAGTTGTCAAGGTAGAAATGCAGGATACATTAGAAGAATATGTTGCTATAGCAATTAAAAAGGCAGAGAATCAAAAAGAGTATTTTACAGGGCCACTAAGTAATGATGTATTTCAGTTTTCGCCAATGCCGTGGGTGTCATATACTCATATCTCACATACGAATTCTGGGAAAAAAGATAATGCTACACCTCTCTTTGATTGGGGAAAATTCTTTGAAAGAGATGATAAATGGATTCTTCCATTTTCTGTTCAAGTGCATCATTCCTTTGTTGATGGGATACATATTGGAAAGTTGGCAGATTCTTTGCAAAGCTACTTAAATAATATTCAATTTAATTAG
- a CDS encoding restriction endonuclease, whose amino-acid sequence MNAAELKERIKKLSIWKRGDQRAPHKPLLILYALGQLQNNGARLLSYQDVKGRLKYLLKEFGPHRQSYHSEHPFVRLTNDGIWNLNVDPGLVHIKDRWLLDNEVAGGFSDEVYSLLSKDKNLMREIAQIVLNKHFPETIHADILESVGLKIVIEPEGHNNKRDPAKRRDPRFRERILRAYEYSCAVCGFNVMLGNNFVAVEAAHIKWHQAGGPDREENGVALCAMHHKLFDRGVFTIAPTRELIVSQDAHGTNGLEEWLMRYHGQQIRNPVHPGYQPQDLYMEWHLKEVFRGPGRYQVGC is encoded by the coding sequence ATGAATGCGGCGGAGTTAAAAGAAAGAATAAAAAAGTTGAGTATCTGGAAAAGGGGAGACCAAAGGGCACCGCACAAACCCCTTTTAATTCTGTACGCCCTGGGCCAGTTACAGAATAATGGCGCAAGGCTTTTATCCTACCAGGATGTAAAGGGCAGGCTCAAGTATCTGTTAAAGGAATTTGGCCCGCATAGACAATCCTACCACTCGGAACATCCTTTTGTGCGGTTAACTAATGACGGCATCTGGAACCTAAATGTTGACCCCGGTCTTGTCCATATTAAGGACAGATGGCTACTGGACAATGAGGTGGCCGGAGGTTTTAGTGATGAAGTTTATTCATTATTAAGTAAGGACAAGAACCTAATGCGGGAGATTGCGCAAATTGTCTTAAACAAACATTTCCCCGAGACAATCCATGCAGATATCCTTGAATCCGTAGGGCTTAAGATTGTCATTGAACCCGAAGGCCATAATAATAAACGTGACCCTGCCAAACGAAGGGACCCCAGGTTTAGAGAAAGGATATTAAGGGCTTACGAGTATAGTTGTGCGGTGTGTGGATTTAATGTCATGTTAGGCAATAATTTCGTGGCCGTCGAAGCAGCGCATATTAAGTGGCACCAGGCCGGCGGGCCTGACCGGGAAGAAAATGGTGTAGCGCTGTGTGCCATGCACCACAAGCTCTTTGACAGAGGAGTCTTTACCATAGCCCCTACGAGGGAATTAATTGTTTCACAGGATGCCCATGGCACCAATGGACTTGAGGAATGGTTGATGAGATACCATGGCCAACAAATTCGCAACCCCGTACATCCCGGCTACCAGCCCCAAGATTTATACATGGAATGGCACTTAAAAGAGGTCTTTAGGGGGCCGGGGAGATACCAGGTGGGTTGTTAA
- a CDS encoding acyl-CoA dehydrogenase translates to MFDYLLTEEQKKIRKEARDLVKWVPREMIIDMDQDKIRFPKEFLQEAGRRNLLGCRYPREWGGREMDWVTTTMLMEEVGTLGYIFACVFGVGAELVCDAIILHGTDEQKEKYVKPLLAGELFAAECLTEPRGGSDFFGTTTTAEDKGDYFLVNGQKRFIVGAEGADFFLVYARTDFNSKTHPHNALSCLIVDRQPGVEVEYLYGLMGCRGGGTGRIVFKDAKVPKENIVGKLNGAYPVFNTMMVPERLGTAAMTIGAARPALEVATQYSSRRKAFGQIINQFQGVSFQVAEAASLLDAARSMVYTTSCAVDAQEDMNYVRRMVSETKKFVTASCQKVARNAMQVMGGIGYTNVFPVERIVRDLGLASIWTGTNEVMSMITAHEWYREYHYNLKARQARNYEMDSPEAEAVDEKIYE, encoded by the coding sequence ATGTTTGATTATTTGCTTACTGAAGAACAGAAAAAAATTCGTAAAGAAGCAAGGGACTTGGTAAAATGGGTTCCTCGTGAAATGATTATAGATATGGATCAGGATAAAATTCGTTTTCCCAAAGAATTTTTACAGGAAGCCGGCCGGCGCAACCTGTTGGGATGTCGTTATCCCCGAGAGTGGGGTGGAAGGGAAATGGACTGGGTAACCACCACCATGCTTATGGAAGAGGTGGGGACTCTGGGCTATATATTTGCCTGTGTCTTTGGTGTAGGAGCTGAGCTGGTTTGTGACGCAATCATCTTGCACGGAACCGACGAGCAAAAGGAAAAATACGTCAAGCCTTTGCTGGCGGGAGAATTGTTTGCCGCTGAATGCTTAACTGAGCCCCGTGGGGGTTCAGACTTTTTCGGAACTACAACCACTGCCGAAGACAAGGGTGACTACTTTCTGGTTAACGGCCAGAAGCGTTTCATAGTGGGTGCTGAAGGTGCGGACTTTTTCCTTGTTTATGCTCGCACTGATTTTAATTCCAAAACTCATCCCCACAATGCACTTTCTTGTTTAATTGTTGACCGCCAACCGGGAGTGGAAGTGGAATACTTATACGGCCTCATGGGCTGTCGCGGTGGTGGGACCGGACGTATTGTTTTCAAAGATGCCAAAGTACCTAAGGAAAATATTGTGGGTAAGCTAAATGGTGCATATCCCGTATTTAACACAATGATGGTCCCCGAGCGTCTCGGTACCGCTGCCATGACCATTGGCGCCGCACGCCCGGCGCTGGAAGTGGCCACCCAGTACAGTTCTCGTCGTAAGGCGTTCGGCCAGATTATCAACCAGTTCCAGGGAGTTAGTTTTCAAGTAGCTGAGGCTGCATCTCTACTGGATGCAGCGCGCTCGATGGTTTATACCACCAGTTGTGCCGTGGATGCTCAAGAGGACATGAATTACGTACGGCGCATGGTAAGCGAGACCAAAAAATTTGTCACTGCATCATGCCAAAAAGTTGCCCGGAACGCCATGCAGGTAATGGGCGGAATAGGTTATACCAATGTATTTCCGGTAGAGCGTATTGTGCGTGATCTCGGTCTGGCTTCTATCTGGACCGGGACCAATGAAGTAATGTCCATGATAACGGCCCATGAATGGTACAGGGAATACCATTACAACTTGAAAGCCCGCCAGGCGCGGAATTATGAGATGGATTCACCTGAAGCAGAAGCTGTAGACGAAAAGATTTACGAATAA
- a CDS encoding NADH:flavin oxidoreductase — MSNLLKPLQAGTLTLNNRLVMPPMATGKADADGKVSQDILDYYAEKSKGGYLSLIIIEHSFIKPEGKASANMLSIAEDSVVEPLKKLADIIRGNGSKSMMQINHAGSGTTEEIVGTTPVAPSAVANPRTGEMPRELTLEEIKDIIKAFQDAARRTKEAGFDGVEIHSAHGYLLNQFFSPLSNKRTDQYGGDIHNRIRLHLEVIKAVRGEVGEDFAILLRLGASDFKEGGTTIEDSKIAAREFEKAGVNILDISGGFSGYLVPGLTGQGFFAPLSEAIKATVAIPVILTGGITDAQAAEHLLAEGKADLIGVGRAILNDSNWAQKAIESLS, encoded by the coding sequence ATGTCCAATTTACTTAAGCCATTACAGGCAGGTACATTGACGCTAAACAACCGCCTGGTTATGCCGCCCATGGCCACAGGGAAGGCTGACGCTGATGGAAAGGTGAGCCAGGATATTCTTGACTACTATGCTGAAAAATCTAAGGGTGGATATTTATCACTCATCATCATTGAACATAGTTTTATAAAGCCGGAAGGAAAGGCCAGTGCTAATATGCTTTCTATTGCAGAAGACAGCGTGGTTGAACCTTTAAAGAAATTGGCAGATATCATTCGTGGCAATGGCTCCAAGTCAATGATGCAGATTAATCATGCAGGAAGTGGAACCACTGAAGAAATAGTGGGAACAACCCCTGTGGCACCTTCTGCAGTGGCGAACCCACGTACAGGGGAAATGCCGCGTGAACTAACACTAGAGGAAATAAAGGACATTATTAAAGCATTTCAAGATGCTGCCCGGCGAACAAAGGAAGCGGGGTTTGATGGGGTTGAAATTCACTCTGCACATGGTTATCTATTGAATCAATTTTTCTCACCGCTGTCCAATAAGCGTACTGACCAATACGGTGGGGATATTCACAACCGCATCCGCCTTCACCTGGAGGTGATTAAAGCAGTACGCGGGGAAGTGGGAGAAGATTTCGCCATTCTTTTAAGGTTAGGTGCTTCGGACTTTAAAGAAGGAGGCACTACCATTGAAGACAGCAAAATTGCTGCCCGGGAGTTCGAAAAGGCGGGAGTAAATATTCTCGATATTTCCGGCGGTTTTTCGGGCTACCTGGTGCCGGGCCTCACAGGTCAAGGTTTTTTTGCGCCGCTCTCTGAAGCTATCAAAGCAACGGTAGCTATCCCAGTGATTCTAACCGGTGGAATAACAGATGCACAAGCTGCTGAACATTTGCTGGCAGAGGGAAAAGCAGACTTGATTGGTGTTGGCAGAGCTATACTAAACGATTCTAATTGGGCGCAAAAAGCTATAGAAAGTCTTAGTTAA
- a CDS encoding DNA-3-methyladenine glycosylase 2 family protein: protein MKKSIVFTKNGTEAVKLQTMDPELAALIDMIGDYTLVLRTDYYKSLIRIIVGQQISVKAAKTIWGRFNSLCETINPASINVLEDDVIRETGISKPKLIYIKDLTQKILSEEINFKELENMEDEQVIRQLTRVKGVGRWTAEMFLIFSLGRLDVFSLNDVGLKRAIKSLYSLASIPVIEEIEELSNKWKPYRSVASLYLWSALDQKYIK from the coding sequence ATGAAAAAAAGCATAGTCTTTACAAAAAATGGCACTGAGGCTGTAAAACTTCAAACAATGGATCCTGAACTAGCGGCTTTAATAGATATGATTGGCGATTATACTCTAGTTTTGAGAACTGATTATTATAAATCCTTAATAAGAATTATCGTTGGCCAACAAATCTCCGTTAAAGCCGCAAAAACAATCTGGGGCAGGTTTAATAGCCTCTGTGAAACCATTAATCCAGCCTCTATTAACGTGCTGGAAGATGATGTTATCAGGGAGACAGGGATTTCCAAACCAAAATTAATATATATAAAGGATTTAACCCAAAAAATTTTATCGGAAGAAATTAACTTCAAAGAGCTTGAAAACATGGAAGACGAACAGGTCATACGGCAGCTTACGCGAGTTAAAGGAGTTGGCCGGTGGACTGCTGAGATGTTTCTAATATTTTCTTTAGGCAGACTTGATGTCTTTTCGTTAAATGATGTTGGTTTGAAAAGGGCAATAAAATCTCTTTATAGTTTAGCTTCCATACCCGTGATCGAAGAAATTGAAGAATTAAGTAATAAATGGAAGCCATACCGTTCGGTGGCATCTCTTTATTTATGGTCGGCCTTAGACCAAAAGTATATAAAGTAG